In one Oryzias latipes chromosome 13, ASM223467v1 genomic region, the following are encoded:
- the LOC101157386 gene encoding beta-galactosidase-1-like protein 2 isoform X2 has product MSRRGLRADSTQFTLEGKPFRILGGSVHYFRVPRPYWRDRLLQMKACGLNTLTTYVPWNLHEPERGTFHFHDQLDLKSYIRLAAEMGLWVILRPGPYICAEWDLGGLPSWLLQDKDMQLRTTYPGFVNAVNLYFDKLIPTVKPLMFEEGGPIIAVQVENEYGSYAKDEEYMPFIRNCLQSRGVNELLMTSDNWEGLKYGGVAGALKTINFQRLSVGAIQHLADMQPQKPLLVMEYWSGWFDVWGEHHHVFHAEDMLAVVSELLSRGVSINLYMFHGGTNFGFMNGALDFGTYKPQVTSYDYDAPLSEAGDCTMKCQLLRNLFSQYHSEPLPQVPSPQERRAYEPVVMQQHLSLWDSLHFTDKPHRSEKALNMENLPVNNNNGQSYGYTLYETTVTSGGALNSMNNIRDRALVFVEREYVGCLDYKTQKVTLPEAKGERMLSFLVENCGRVNYGKALNDQRKGIVGDIVLNHSPLRGFNIFCLDMKPRFINRLTHTAQWKTDFRSLAVPGFLQARLNVDGSPRDTFIQMTGWGKGVVFVNGQNLGRYWFIGPQRFLYLPGHWLRSGENQIILFEEQRTNGEVVFTENADHGKTIDVYKLPFCTLL; this is encoded by the exons ATGAGTCGTCGGGGTTTAAGAGCAGACTCGACTCAGTTCACATTGGAAGGAAAGCCTTTTCGGATCCTGGGAGGCTCTGTGCATTATTTCCGTGTCCCAAGACCCTACTGGAGGGACCGTCTGCTGCAGATGAAGGCCTGTGGCCTCAACACTCTTACAAC ATATGTACCATGGAACCTGCATGAACCTGAGAGAGGAACCTTTCATTTTCATGATCAGCTTGACCTAAA GTCTTACATCCGTTTGGCAGCAGAGATGGGACTGTGGGTCATCTTGCGCCCTGGGCCTTACATCTGTGCTGAATGGGACTTAGGAGGCTTACCGAG CTGGTTGTTACAGGACAAAGACATGCAGTTGAGGACAACATATCCTGGCTTTGTAAATGCAGTCAACCTGTACTTTGACAAGCTCATCCCTACCGTCAAACCTCTGATG TTTGAAGAAGGAGGCCCGATCATTGCTGTACAAGTCGAGAACGAGTATGGATCCTACGCTAAAGATGAGGAATATATGCCTTTTATTAGGAAT TGTCTTCAGTCCAGAGGAGTCAATGAGCTTCTTATGACTTCCGACAACTGGGAGGGCCTAAAATATGGAGGGGTGGCAGGAG ctctaaaaacGATCAATTTCCAGCGGCTGTcagttggagctatccaacacTTGGCTGACATGCAG CCACAGAAACCTCTCTTGGTGATGGAGTACTGGTCTGGGTGGTTTGACGTCTGGGGAGAGCATCATCATGTATTCCATGCAGAAG ATATGCTCGCCGTGGTATCTGAGCTCCTGTCCAGAGGCGTTTCCATTAACCTGTACATGTTCCACGGCGGAACAAACTTTGGGTTCATGAATGGAGCCTTGGATTTTGGCACCTACAAACCTCAAGTCACAAGTTATG ATTACGATGCTCCCCTTTCTGAAGCTGGAGACTGCACCATGAAATGCCAACTACTGCGGAATTTATTCAGCCAGTATCACT CTGAGCCTCTCCCTCAAGTGCCCTCCCCTCAAGAGAGAAGAGCCTATGAACCTGTTGTAATGCAGCAGCACCTATCCCTGTGGGACAGCTTGCACTTCACAGACAAG CCACACAGGTCAGAGAAGGCGCTGAACATGGAAAATCTACCagtcaacaacaacaatgggcAGTCATATGGCTATACTCTTTATGAAACCACCGTCACCAGTGGAGGAGCCCTGAACTCCATGAACAACATCAGAGACCGAGCATTG GTTTTTGTGGAGAGAGAATATGTTGGATGTTTGGACTACAAGACTCAGAAGGTCACTCTCCCTGAAGCCAAG GGAGAACGGATGTTAAGCTTTCTTGTGGAGAACTGCGGTCGGGTGAATTATGGCAAAGCTCTCAACGACCAACGCAAAG GTATCGTGGGAGACATTGTTTTGAATCACTCCCCCCTGAGAGGGTTCAACATCTTCTGTTTAGATATGAAGCCACGTTTCATAAATAG ATTAACGCACACAGCTCAGTGGAAGACTGACTTCAGATCACTTGCTGTCCCAGGATTTCTTCAAGCCAGGCTCAATGTGGACGGCTCACCAAGAGACACCTTCATCCAAATGACT GGTTGGGGTAAAGGTGTTGTATTCGTTAATGGACAGAATCTCGGCCGTTACTGGTTTATTGGTCCTCAACGTTTCCTTTACCTCCCTGGACACTGGCTCAGGAGCGGAGAGAATCAG atTATTCTTTTCGAGGAGCAAAGAACCAATGGGGAAGTAGTTTTTACTGAGAATGCAGATCATGGAAAGACTATCGATGTTTATAAACTGCCCTTCTGCACACTgctgtaa
- the LOC101157386 gene encoding beta-galactosidase-1-like protein 2 isoform X1, translated as MSRRGLRADSTQFTLEGKPFRILGGSVHYFRVPRPYWRDRLLQMKACGLNTLTTYVPWNLHEPERGTFHFHDQLDLKSYIRLAAEMGLWVILRPGPYICAEWDLGGLPSWLLQDKDMQLRTTYPGFVNAVNLYFDKLIPTVKPLMFEEGGPIIAVQVENEYGSYAKDEEYMPFIRNCLQSRGVNELLMTSDNWEGLKYGGVAGGKQVTPDNILHFILSPLLMFEILIFSALKTINFQRLSVGAIQHLADMQPQKPLLVMEYWSGWFDVWGEHHHVFHAEDMLAVVSELLSRGVSINLYMFHGGTNFGFMNGALDFGTYKPQVTSYDYDAPLSEAGDCTMKCQLLRNLFSQYHSEPLPQVPSPQERRAYEPVVMQQHLSLWDSLHFTDKPHRSEKALNMENLPVNNNNGQSYGYTLYETTVTSGGALNSMNNIRDRALVFVEREYVGCLDYKTQKVTLPEAKGERMLSFLVENCGRVNYGKALNDQRKGIVGDIVLNHSPLRGFNIFCLDMKPRFINRLTHTAQWKTDFRSLAVPGFLQARLNVDGSPRDTFIQMTGWGKGVVFVNGQNLGRYWFIGPQRFLYLPGHWLRSGENQIILFEEQRTNGEVVFTENADHGKTIDVYKLPFCTLL; from the exons ATGAGTCGTCGGGGTTTAAGAGCAGACTCGACTCAGTTCACATTGGAAGGAAAGCCTTTTCGGATCCTGGGAGGCTCTGTGCATTATTTCCGTGTCCCAAGACCCTACTGGAGGGACCGTCTGCTGCAGATGAAGGCCTGTGGCCTCAACACTCTTACAAC ATATGTACCATGGAACCTGCATGAACCTGAGAGAGGAACCTTTCATTTTCATGATCAGCTTGACCTAAA GTCTTACATCCGTTTGGCAGCAGAGATGGGACTGTGGGTCATCTTGCGCCCTGGGCCTTACATCTGTGCTGAATGGGACTTAGGAGGCTTACCGAG CTGGTTGTTACAGGACAAAGACATGCAGTTGAGGACAACATATCCTGGCTTTGTAAATGCAGTCAACCTGTACTTTGACAAGCTCATCCCTACCGTCAAACCTCTGATG TTTGAAGAAGGAGGCCCGATCATTGCTGTACAAGTCGAGAACGAGTATGGATCCTACGCTAAAGATGAGGAATATATGCCTTTTATTAGGAAT TGTCTTCAGTCCAGAGGAGTCAATGAGCTTCTTATGACTTCCGACAACTGGGAGGGCCTAAAATATGGAGGGGTGGCAGGAGGTAAACAAGTGACTCCAGACAACATCTTACATTTTATTCTAAGCCCTCTTCTGATGTTTGAGATTCTGAtattttcagctctaaaaacGATCAATTTCCAGCGGCTGTcagttggagctatccaacacTTGGCTGACATGCAG CCACAGAAACCTCTCTTGGTGATGGAGTACTGGTCTGGGTGGTTTGACGTCTGGGGAGAGCATCATCATGTATTCCATGCAGAAG ATATGCTCGCCGTGGTATCTGAGCTCCTGTCCAGAGGCGTTTCCATTAACCTGTACATGTTCCACGGCGGAACAAACTTTGGGTTCATGAATGGAGCCTTGGATTTTGGCACCTACAAACCTCAAGTCACAAGTTATG ATTACGATGCTCCCCTTTCTGAAGCTGGAGACTGCACCATGAAATGCCAACTACTGCGGAATTTATTCAGCCAGTATCACT CTGAGCCTCTCCCTCAAGTGCCCTCCCCTCAAGAGAGAAGAGCCTATGAACCTGTTGTAATGCAGCAGCACCTATCCCTGTGGGACAGCTTGCACTTCACAGACAAG CCACACAGGTCAGAGAAGGCGCTGAACATGGAAAATCTACCagtcaacaacaacaatgggcAGTCATATGGCTATACTCTTTATGAAACCACCGTCACCAGTGGAGGAGCCCTGAACTCCATGAACAACATCAGAGACCGAGCATTG GTTTTTGTGGAGAGAGAATATGTTGGATGTTTGGACTACAAGACTCAGAAGGTCACTCTCCCTGAAGCCAAG GGAGAACGGATGTTAAGCTTTCTTGTGGAGAACTGCGGTCGGGTGAATTATGGCAAAGCTCTCAACGACCAACGCAAAG GTATCGTGGGAGACATTGTTTTGAATCACTCCCCCCTGAGAGGGTTCAACATCTTCTGTTTAGATATGAAGCCACGTTTCATAAATAG ATTAACGCACACAGCTCAGTGGAAGACTGACTTCAGATCACTTGCTGTCCCAGGATTTCTTCAAGCCAGGCTCAATGTGGACGGCTCACCAAGAGACACCTTCATCCAAATGACT GGTTGGGGTAAAGGTGTTGTATTCGTTAATGGACAGAATCTCGGCCGTTACTGGTTTATTGGTCCTCAACGTTTCCTTTACCTCCCTGGACACTGGCTCAGGAGCGGAGAGAATCAG atTATTCTTTTCGAGGAGCAAAGAACCAATGGGGAAGTAGTTTTTACTGAGAATGCAGATCATGGAAAGACTATCGATGTTTATAAACTGCCCTTCTGCACACTgctgtaa